Part of the Periophthalmus magnuspinnatus isolate fPerMag1 chromosome 23, fPerMag1.2.pri, whole genome shotgun sequence genome, ttcCAAGGATTTAGCCTGCCACTGGTCAGGAAGTTTGCCCACTCCATCCTGCAATGTCTGGATGCACTGCACAAGAACCGCATCATCCATTGTGATCTAAAGCCTGAGAACATACTTCTCAAGCAGCAAGGGCGAAGCGGCATCAAGGTAAGCTACATTTGACATGAAGCAATCACCAAAGCAAtgcattaaatattttaaaaacattttttactaTACAGGTCATAGATTTTGGATCCAGTTGTTATGAACATCAAAGAGTTTACACCTACATCCAGTCACGATTCTACAGAGCACCAGAGGTTATTCTAGGTAAGTATAACGATATCTAATGTACTTCTTCTGCCGTAACATTATTCTTTCACAATAAATTGGATGTTGTACTGTCACCTCATTTTTGACCAGTGAGTTTTCCTAGTCTACAGAGGTCCAAAATGGTAACCCTGGGATGAAATGGAAATATTTCTAGCTATAAACAGATCTCTAAGACTAGCTGATGCATATGAGCTCCAGAACCCGACATAGCCaccaacattttaaacatggacAGAATTTCACGTGTTAGTAATTATGGTTATGAGTTGCATTATTTATTGGTTCATATTGTACAAAAAACCATGACCAGAAATCGGGGATGCACCGATGCCCGAAGCCAGTACTCGCACTCATCAATGTGCTGCCAATACCAAAAACCACTATACCTGAGCTGCGTCTTATTTGACTCACCTCTCAGCTGAGCTGTGAGCTCTGAGCAGAGTGGAGGTGACCATAAAGAGGCACATTAATTGTTCTGCAAATTAAGCTCAGCTTTAATCTTATCTGACTGTCAGATGAACTGTGAATATATTTAGGACTCTTAAAGGGTTTTATACTTCACAAAGGATTGTGAAGTAGTTTTGTGCAGTGCTTGCATTTTttgcaaaactacaaaaaaatggTCAAACCTGAAAGATTTTATTCATAATTGATTGCATTTAATGCGTTACCTTTGGAGAAATCTTTTATGACTgagataaaacatttcattgaaAGTCACTGTTTTCAAAGCAGTCAGCGCTGCTGTGCTAAACTCTTCTCCCTGTGACTGCAGTGAGCGTCCTTTCATGCATgttcaatgcaatttccaatGCAAGAAAGTGAACTTGATATGTGATTTATCGATTTAATCAGTTTTTGACTCAGCGTCATGCCAAAAGTGGTTTCTTAGTGCTCAGCATCGGCAAGTACTCGTTTTGGAAAAAGTGGTATTGGTGCATCCTCACCAGAAATGgtaaataatgcaaaattgCAATGAATTTATGTTGACTTTTGGTCTCCAGGATCTAGGTATGGAATGCCAATCGACATGTGGTCTCTGGGTTGTATCCTAGCTGAGCTCCTGACTGGTTACCCACTGTTGCCAGGTGAGGATGAAGCGGACCAGCTGGCCTGCATTATTGAACTTCTGGGTATGCCCAGTCAAAAACTTCTTGATGCCTCTAAAAGGGCCAAGAATTTTGTTTCGTCCAAAGGCTACCCTCGGTACTGCACTGTCACAACATTGCCTGATGGCACAGCTGTGCTTAATGGTGGGCGCTCACGCCGGGGTAAAGTGCGTGGCCCACCCGCTAGCAAAGACTGGAGTGTAGCATTAAAGGGCTGTGATGATCAGCTGTTTCTGGACTTCCTGAAACAGTGTTTGGAGTGGGACCCGGCTCTCAGGATGACACCTAGCCAAGCACTTCGCCACCCATGGCTTAGACGACGACTCCCCAAACCCCCCACAGGGGGTACTACCATCGTGGACAAGACCTCATCTTCTTCCAAAAGGACAACGACCACTGATGGGGGCATCACCTCCGTCTCCAAAcccaccaccacaaccacatcctccaaaaccaggactaacctagcAGCCATTACAGATGCTAATGGGAACATCCAAACAAGGACCGTTTTGCCTAAGTTAGTCAGCTGAGAATGATTGCACCCCACTTGCTGTGGTGGGATCTAGTTTTATGATTGGCTGTGAGCAACTAGATTGAACTAAATAAATCTGGTC contains:
- the dyrk2 gene encoding dual specificity tyrosine-phosphorylation-regulated kinase 2 isoform X2 translates to MSDTVQLSPPSHHPLYEENSNKRPVLTSQPNGLAPLGSTRPGLPSSERQNPSSEPLHHRLGSAMSNKSGDSKLKPLSMTPDQAMKQFMSKMSSFEHHEIFSYPEVFFVGPNAKKRSGVMGGANNGGYDDDQGSYIQVPHDQVAYRYEVLKVIGKGSFGQVVKAFDHKTQSHVALKMVRNEKRFHRQAAEEIRILEHLRKQDKDSTMNVIHMLENFTFRNHICMTFELLSMNLYELIKKNKFQGFSLPLVRKFAHSILQCLDALHKNRIIHCDLKPENILLKQQGRSGIKVIDFGSSCYEHQRVYTYIQSRFYRAPEVILGSRYGMPIDMWSLGCILAELLTGYPLLPGEDEADQLACIIELLGMPSQKLLDASKRAKNFVSSKGYPRYCTVTTLPDGTAVLNGGRSRRGKVRGPPASKDWSVALKGCDDQLFLDFLKQCLEWDPALRMTPSQALRHPWLRRRLPKPPTGGTTIVDKTSSSSKRTTTTDGGITSVSKPTTTTTSSKTRTNLAAITDANGNIQTRTVLPKLVS